The Corynebacterium auriscanis genome includes the window CATGCACGTTCCACACCAGCCATTCGGGAACCATTTGCAGTCGGTGGAACACGCTTCCTGCACCGTTTCCTCAACTTCTTCGCGGAAGCGCCGCCGTTCTTTCAACCGTGGTTGGCTTGTAGCTCCATTGGCAGCTGCACTGCTTTCTGGCGGTTTAGTTGCCTGTGGTTCGGACTCCACGGTGGATAACAATGCGGATTCTTCCTCCACTGCCTCCAGTGTGCCTTCTGTTTCTGCGTCGGCTTCGGCGACCTCTTCTCAAACCTCTGATTCCGACGCCCCGTCGGATTCGAACTCTGCTTCTCCCGAGCCCGAACAAGGTGGTCCGATGACGACTGCCCGGGATGGCAGCGTAGAAGAAATTGATGAAGTTCCGGCTGGTGCCGGCCGCACCGCCGAAGACGATGATTTTTTGAACGAGCTCAAAAACAAAGGCATAGATTTTGACAAGGCCGGTGATAAGAATGCGTCAGCCAGCCTGCAAGATCAGGTCATCGCAGCGGCCAGGGCGTCGTGCCAAGAAGGCAGTGATGATCGCATTCAGAATTACCTACCGATGGCAGCAGGGCAGATGCAGGCCCAAGGCGTGGTTGATAAACCAGAGGAAGCAGCGAAAACAATCCAAGATGCGGCGAAGAAGGTGTATTGCAAGTAAGTCTTGCTAGGCCGTGTATTGCAAGTAAATCTTGCTAGGCCGCGTATTGCAAGTAAGTCCTGCTAGGCCGCGTATTGCAAGTAAATCTTGCTAGGCCGTAAGGCATTGGAACCGGAATCAGAACAACAGGTAAAAGGACTATGAAAAAGCTGCTTACGATCGTTGCCGCCCTCGTGGTGGTCATCGTTATTGTTGTGGGCGTGGGGTCGTGGATCAACAAGAACGACAATGCGGGACCATCGCTACCGGGACCGAAGGAACCATCGAACTCGGCTGGGCCGAACGCGCCACAAAACCCACCTGGTTGCGCGCCTTATGAACTGATCGCCGCTCCGGGAACTTGGGAGTCCAAGGCCAACGACGATCCCGTTAATCCACATGCTTTTAAGTGGTCTTTGCTGTTACAGACCACGCAGCCACTGCAGCAACAGTACAGTCCAGAGCAGCTCAAGGTGTGGACAGTGCCCTATACGGCGCAATTCCGCAACATCAATGCGCAGCATGAGAAAACTTACGATGCCTCCCGCGCGGAGGGTTACGGCAAGATCGCCAATGAACTGAAGAGCACCCACCAGCGTTGCCCAGCTACGAAGTTCCTCTTGGTCGGGTTTAGCCAAGGCGCGGTCATCATGGGCGATATGGCCAACAACATTGGCAATGGCCGCGGGCCGGTTCCGGCAGATTCCGTGCGTGGAGTGACCTTGATCGCCGATGGTCGGCAGGAACTGGACAAAGGCGTCCTGGTGGGTAATAAGGGCGTCAGCGGTGTGGGCGCGGAAATCGCCCTCAATCCGGTGAGCGGATTGATCCAGGGCATCGTCCCGGGGGCAACCATGAGGGGCCCACGACCTGATGGCTTTGGTGGGCTCAGTGACCGCGTATTTAATATCTGCGCCGTCGGCGACTTGGTGTGTGACGGCCCCCGGGATCCCGTGAATGCGGTGGCCAAAGCACGCGAAATGTTTCTGGCGAATCCGGTGCACAAGGAGTATGCAAAAAACCGTAGTGTGCTGCCCGGCGGAGCAACCGCACCGGAGTGGGTTGTGGGTTGGACCAAGAAAATCGTGGAAGCTGGATAACGGGTGGAGACTTTTCTCACGTTTCACACGAGTAACGCAGACGGACGGGTCCACGATATGTTTCACTAGATAAAACCAGTAGTTTTCTGTTCGATAACCAAGGGATGTGGCATGGACATTCAGTCCGCAATGAAGCAATTCTATGACGAGCAAGGGAATATCAATGTTCCTGACCAGCTCACTTTGTCCGGCATGTGCGAAATGCTCTACACCATGGCCCAAATGGAGGGCACAGCCGATGACGTGTTGATCCGTTACTGGGACTTCAGCGGATCCCGCGAAGGTGCATTGCGAGAGGTCAGTCGTTCGGAGGTCAACACCCGCATCAAGGCCGTGTGCGTGCGTCTGCAGCAGGTTGCCGAGCCCGGTGATCGCGTAGCCATCCTCGCCAACAACTCTCCGGAGTACATGTACGCCTTCTTGGGCGCCATGTACGCCAAGATGGCGCCGGTTCCGCTATATGATCCCAACGAACCCGGCCACACGGGGCACCTCACTGCGGTGTTGGGTTCATCCGAGCCCAAGGTGGTGCTGACTAATAAGCAGTCCGCCTCAGCTGTTCGCCAGCACTTCGCCGGTGTAGCTGCCGCAGAACGCCCCCGGGTGCTGACCGTGGATGCGCTTCCGGATTCC containing:
- a CDS encoding DUF732 domain-containing protein; its protein translation is MHVPHQPFGNHLQSVEHASCTVSSTSSRKRRRSFNRGWLVAPLAAALLSGGLVACGSDSTVDNNADSSSTASSVPSVSASASATSSQTSDSDAPSDSNSASPEPEQGGPMTTARDGSVEEIDEVPAGAGRTAEDDDFLNELKNKGIDFDKAGDKNASASLQDQVIAAARASCQEGSDDRIQNYLPMAAGQMQAQGVVDKPEEAAKTIQDAAKKVYCK
- a CDS encoding cutinase family protein, with the protein product MKKLLTIVAALVVVIVIVVGVGSWINKNDNAGPSLPGPKEPSNSAGPNAPQNPPGCAPYELIAAPGTWESKANDDPVNPHAFKWSLLLQTTQPLQQQYSPEQLKVWTVPYTAQFRNINAQHEKTYDASRAEGYGKIANELKSTHQRCPATKFLLVGFSQGAVIMGDMANNIGNGRGPVPADSVRGVTLIADGRQELDKGVLVGNKGVSGVGAEIALNPVSGLIQGIVPGATMRGPRPDGFGGLSDRVFNICAVGDLVCDGPRDPVNAVAKAREMFLANPVHKEYAKNRSVLPGGATAPEWVVGWTKKIVEAG